A single genomic interval of Bacillus sp. es.036 harbors:
- a CDS encoding ASCH domain-containing protein: MNQAAEIYWNEYWKNQNKPKSVTAWQFGVEPDNLAQLVIDGIKTATCSGHIFYELENEPLPTTEDYNIILNSDHEPVAITKTIEVTITPMNEVSEGFAIAEGEGNRTYRYWFDEHEKFFRKELNAIGREFSKDMPLVCERFEVIHVKDE; encoded by the coding sequence ATGAATCAAGCAGCCGAAATATATTGGAATGAATATTGGAAGAACCAAAATAAGCCTAAATCAGTTACTGCGTGGCAATTCGGAGTCGAGCCTGACAATCTTGCGCAATTAGTGATAGATGGTATTAAAACTGCAACATGTTCAGGGCATATATTTTATGAACTAGAGAATGAACCCCTTCCAACAACGGAAGATTACAATATTATTTTAAACAGTGATCATGAGCCTGTAGCAATAACTAAAACAATAGAAGTTACTATAACTCCAATGAATGAGGTTAGTGAAGGGTTTGCTATTGCGGAAGGCGAAGGAAACAGAACCTATCGATATTGGTTTGATGAACATGAAAAATTCTTTAGAAAAGAACTAAACGCAATTGGACGTGAATTTTCAAAGGATATGCCCCTTGTTTGTGAACGGTTTGAAGTGATCCATGTAAAAGATGAATAA
- a CDS encoding peptidoglycan D,D-transpeptidase FtsI family protein produces the protein MNSIKKEKRSHLPYRLNILFLFVFLLFSVLIFRLGYLQLAQGDDFENQVEETDNVEAKTTSPRGMMFDRYGRVVVDNKPTFIITYTKTQGTTQQEKLEVAEHLSKYIEKGTEKLTERDLKDYWIITRPKEARSKLSDKETKDLSDKDAYQLQLDRIKESDLNKISKKELEIAAIKREMDGGYALSSQTIKQDLTKDEIAEVSEHLSDLPGIEVAADAIREYPYNETIKTLLGNTGQIAEEEVDAYLQKGYGLNDSVGISFLERQYEEYLRGQPSKTKFVTDKEGNPIGDPEEIPGSRGGDLVLTLDMELQQSVDEILKEEIQEARSEGNYSLERAYAVMMEPKTGEVLAASGQELTNKGFEDRSYGAFMDAYAMGSTVKAATVLTGFHYRAIQPNTYFYDTPLYFPGTEPKKSYVNMGSINELTALQRSSNVYMFNIAMEIANHKYEKNQGGAFDIEAYSKMRNVFSRFGLGVSTGVDIPSEATGYEGNSNILGNLLDLSIGQFDTYTPIQMVQYISTVANDGRRMEAHLLKEVHEANNGDELSNNILYQNTPNVMNTVNVDQKYFDVVKKGLWMVTHTNQGTANFFSNKSYNPSAKTGTAEFGEDNYNLTLVGYAPSDEPEVAFAVVVPDIDNTNEINHDISERIMDKYFEMKKSGHQMEVKDKGND, from the coding sequence ATGAATAGCATAAAGAAAGAAAAAAGGAGTCATTTACCATACCGGCTAAATATATTGTTTTTGTTCGTATTCTTACTGTTTTCTGTTTTAATTTTTCGTTTAGGATATCTCCAATTAGCTCAAGGTGATGATTTTGAAAATCAAGTAGAAGAAACAGATAATGTGGAGGCTAAAACAACTTCCCCTAGAGGTATGATGTTTGATCGTTACGGAAGAGTTGTAGTAGATAATAAACCTACCTTTATTATTACTTATACTAAGACACAGGGGACTACTCAACAAGAAAAACTGGAAGTGGCAGAACATCTTTCAAAGTACATTGAGAAAGGGACTGAAAAATTAACTGAAAGAGACTTGAAAGATTATTGGATTATTACTCGTCCAAAAGAGGCAAGATCGAAGTTAAGCGATAAAGAAACCAAAGATCTTAGTGACAAAGATGCGTATCAGTTACAGTTAGATCGTATTAAAGAATCAGATCTAAATAAAATCTCAAAAAAAGAATTAGAAATTGCAGCCATTAAACGTGAAATGGATGGTGGATACGCATTATCTTCCCAAACAATTAAACAGGATTTGACGAAAGATGAAATTGCTGAAGTGAGCGAACATCTGAGTGACCTCCCGGGGATAGAAGTTGCAGCTGATGCGATTCGTGAATACCCTTATAATGAAACAATAAAAACTCTATTAGGAAATACAGGACAAATTGCCGAAGAGGAAGTAGATGCTTATCTTCAAAAGGGTTATGGATTAAATGATAGTGTGGGAATTAGTTTCTTAGAAAGACAATATGAAGAGTATTTAAGGGGACAACCGTCAAAAACAAAATTTGTAACTGATAAAGAAGGAAATCCAATTGGAGATCCAGAAGAAATTCCGGGCTCCAGAGGCGGAGATCTAGTGTTAACTTTAGATATGGAGCTTCAACAATCTGTAGATGAGATTTTAAAAGAAGAGATACAAGAAGCACGCTCAGAAGGAAATTATTCGTTGGAACGCGCTTATGCAGTAATGATGGAGCCAAAAACTGGAGAAGTATTAGCAGCTTCAGGACAAGAACTAACAAATAAGGGATTTGAAGATCGTTCATACGGAGCATTTATGGATGCTTATGCAATGGGATCTACTGTTAAAGCAGCTACTGTATTAACGGGCTTTCACTATAGGGCCATTCAACCCAATACTTATTTTTATGATACTCCACTATATTTTCCTGGAACAGAACCAAAGAAATCATATGTGAACATGGGGAGTATTAATGAATTAACTGCCCTTCAACGTTCATCCAATGTCTATATGTTTAATATTGCAATGGAAATAGCTAATCATAAGTATGAAAAAAATCAAGGCGGGGCTTTCGATATAGAAGCTTATTCAAAAATGAGGAATGTGTTTTCTCGATTTGGTTTAGGAGTAAGCACCGGAGTGGATATCCCTTCTGAAGCAACTGGTTATGAAGGGAATAGTAATATATTAGGTAATTTGCTTGATCTCAGTATTGGTCAGTTTGACACTTATACCCCTATTCAAATGGTTCAATACATTTCAACCGTAGCAAACGATGGACGAAGGATGGAAGCACATTTACTGAAAGAAGTTCATGAAGCTAATAATGGAGATGAACTTTCCAACAATATTTTATATCAGAATACGCCTAACGTTATGAATACTGTAAATGTTGATCAAAAGTACTTTGATGTTGTCAAAAAGGGACTATGGATGGTTACACATACTAATCAAGGTACGGCAAATTTCTTTAGTAATAAATCCTATAACCCCTCCGCAAAAACTGGAACAGCAGAGTTTGGAGAAGATAACTACAATTTAACTCTTGTTGGATATGCTCCTTCTGATGAGCCTGAAGTTGCTTTTGCAGTTGTAGTGCCAGATATCGATAACACTAATGAAATTAATCATGATATTAGCGAACGGATAATGGACAAGTATTTTGAAATGAAAAAATCAGGACATCAGATGGAAGTGAAAGATAAAGGAAATGACTAA
- a CDS encoding sigma-70 family RNA polymerase sigma factor, which produces MITSKKRDDEYEDDLSKEERVEWLMNEYGRNITRLAFTYTKQQQLAEDIAQEVFIKCYKNLDSFRNDSTYKTWIYRITVNLCKDKLRSWSFKNIVLNDFFSKSRHTYDTPETELINLESKRMLSEQVMSLPVKYREVIILYYYEELSYNQIVELLQIRMQTVKSRLHRGRILLKKRLEGGKTDG; this is translated from the coding sequence ATGATTACTAGTAAAAAACGGGATGATGAATATGAAGATGATCTCAGCAAAGAAGAGCGAGTTGAATGGTTAATGAACGAGTACGGAAGAAATATCACTCGCTTAGCATTTACCTATACAAAACAACAACAGCTTGCTGAAGATATCGCACAAGAAGTTTTTATTAAATGCTATAAAAATCTAGATAGTTTTCGAAATGATTCAACTTATAAAACTTGGATTTACAGAATAACTGTAAATTTATGCAAGGATAAGCTGAGAAGTTGGTCCTTTAAAAATATCGTTTTAAATGATTTCTTTTCAAAGTCTCGTCATACATATGATACTCCGGAAACTGAATTGATAAATTTAGAAAGTAAAAGAATGCTTTCTGAACAGGTTATGTCGTTACCAGTCAAGTATCGAGAAGTGATTATTCTCTATTATTATGAAGAACTATCTTATAACCAAATCGTTGAGTTGTTGCAAATACGAATGCAAACAGTGAAGTCTCGTTTACACAGAGGACGTATTTTGTTAAAAAAACGACTCGAAGGAGGTAAAACAGATGGATGA
- a CDS encoding VanZ family protein yields MSVYMIPIKIAILSFFLLSFIFTIPWLIYNYRKYGFVSIWNSLIIYTFSFYMLSALFLVLLPLPVTQDTCAGQSNDTVYYSIIPFTFVSDIYKNMNVVWTQLHTYSQIFLQPAFYQAAFNFILLLPFGVFLRYFRNTHQSWKKVLAAGFAVSLFFEVTQFTGIYGIYNCPYRIFDVDDLMLNTLGTLCGFTIAPIFLSLLPSKSSIEHKRKVVEGEPRVRLLQQILAIIVDYTIIKLGWIVITIIYVSSAFIEFLYTTMGFVVVYIIIPYIWSGMTLGTRLLKYRLYAENGQYPGLKSLIKRGASLYIPWFFTYIAQRINSLPLDFSGPFYTLQVWISVGIFVIVFIMWSAIFVHLCMIGIRKERLYADKIANIKQIKY; encoded by the coding sequence TTGTCTGTTTATATGATTCCGATTAAAATCGCCATTTTGTCGTTTTTTTTACTAAGTTTCATTTTTACTATTCCTTGGCTGATCTATAATTATAGGAAGTACGGATTTGTGAGTATTTGGAACTCACTAATCATTTACACCTTTAGTTTCTATATGCTTTCTGCTTTATTTTTAGTTCTATTACCATTACCCGTGACACAAGATACTTGTGCCGGACAGAGTAATGACACCGTATATTACTCCATCATACCGTTTACATTTGTATCTGATATATATAAGAATATGAATGTGGTATGGACACAACTACACACATATTCACAAATCTTTTTACAACCAGCCTTCTACCAAGCGGCTTTTAACTTTATCTTGTTACTCCCTTTTGGGGTATTCCTTCGTTATTTTCGAAATACTCATCAATCTTGGAAAAAAGTACTAGCTGCAGGATTTGCAGTGTCGCTTTTTTTTGAAGTCACACAGTTTACGGGAATTTATGGGATTTACAACTGTCCTTATCGCATCTTTGATGTCGATGATCTTATGTTGAACACCCTCGGAACCCTTTGTGGTTTTACTATTGCTCCTATTTTCTTGTCACTGCTGCCATCGAAAAGTTCCATAGAGCATAAAAGAAAAGTGGTAGAAGGGGAACCTCGAGTAAGGTTGCTTCAACAAATTTTGGCAATCATAGTTGATTACACAATCATAAAGCTTGGTTGGATAGTTATTACAATTATTTACGTCTCATCGGCGTTCATAGAATTTCTTTATACAACCATGGGATTTGTTGTAGTTTATATCATTATTCCCTATATATGGAGCGGAATGACGTTAGGCACAAGACTACTGAAGTATCGTTTATATGCGGAAAATGGACAATATCCAGGTTTGAAATCATTGATAAAAAGGGGGGCTTCTTTATATATCCCCTGGTTCTTTACGTATATAGCTCAAAGAATTAATTCCTTGCCTCTTGATTTCTCAGGACCTTTCTACACCTTGCAGGTGTGGATTAGCGTTGGAATCTTCGTGATTGTTTTTATTATGTGGAGTGCTATTTTCGTACACCTTTGCATGATAGGAATACGGAAAGAAAGATTATATGCGGATAAGATTGCAAATATAAAACAGATTAAATACTAA
- a CDS encoding sensor histidine kinase produces MKWRITGRFLVSVIFIVVLVIIFNIVIVIALFIAQNYSFDQNLKNEGSSLESFTRNFQEEIRFSAENDMITRKGKRELDKKQAWIQILDENGTQIYGYGTPEAIKEKYTPIDLVNMYKYKEKDVFSTNFVSEVKRSNYRYSYIIGFKSPHINRLVYSYDSREVIDLIQKGSFILLLIDVIVALFIGYLFSKRLTSPLHKLIEGIKRLADRDFNINYERKGIYKDVFHNMNQLSNQLRKTEIEQKKLAQMKEEWISNISHDMKTPLSSILGFAEILKEKEYNFTPEDIQKYAEIIERKSIYMKELIEDLHLSTRLKNKELLLKIEKVNIVSLIRVIVIDVINDGECRDIEFYPSEEKIEVEVDQVLMRRAINNLIDNAIVHNNENVNIKIEVKRGERTHITIKDNGKGVSKSEIDRVFDRHFRGTNTTQSHKGSGLGMAIAKEVIETHEGEITIDSKTGIDSGTNINIVL; encoded by the coding sequence ATGAAATGGAGGATAACTGGAAGGTTTCTTGTCTCTGTTATATTTATTGTTGTCCTGGTCATCATTTTTAATATCGTTATAGTTATTGCTTTGTTTATTGCGCAAAATTATTCTTTTGATCAAAATTTAAAAAATGAGGGGTCTTCTCTGGAATCATTCACAAGAAATTTCCAAGAAGAAATCAGGTTTTCAGCAGAGAACGATATGATTACCCGTAAAGGGAAACGAGAACTAGATAAGAAACAGGCTTGGATTCAAATTTTAGATGAAAATGGCACTCAGATTTATGGGTATGGCACACCTGAAGCCATAAAGGAAAAATATACCCCTATTGATCTAGTCAATATGTATAAATACAAAGAAAAGGACGTATTTTCTACAAACTTTGTCAGTGAAGTGAAGCGGTCTAATTATAGGTACAGTTATATCATAGGTTTTAAATCTCCCCATATAAACCGGCTCGTATATTCGTATGACTCAAGAGAAGTAATTGATTTAATTCAGAAAGGAAGCTTCATTTTATTATTAATTGACGTGATTGTGGCTTTATTTATAGGCTATTTATTTAGTAAACGACTTACTAGTCCCCTTCATAAATTGATTGAAGGGATTAAACGGCTTGCGGATAGAGATTTTAATATTAATTATGAACGAAAAGGTATTTATAAAGATGTATTTCATAACATGAATCAGTTGTCTAACCAACTTCGGAAGACGGAGATAGAACAAAAGAAGTTAGCGCAAATGAAGGAAGAGTGGATTAGCAATATTTCTCATGATATGAAAACACCGCTGTCTTCTATTTTAGGATTTGCTGAAATTTTGAAGGAAAAAGAGTATAACTTTACCCCAGAAGATATTCAAAAATATGCTGAAATTATTGAACGAAAATCAATTTATATGAAAGAACTTATTGAAGACCTTCATTTATCTACGCGTTTAAAAAATAAGGAACTCTTACTAAAGATAGAAAAAGTTAATATCGTTTCTTTGATACGGGTTATTGTAATAGATGTGATTAACGATGGTGAATGCAGGGATATTGAATTCTATCCCAGCGAAGAAAAAATTGAAGTAGAGGTTGATCAAGTGTTAATGCGACGAGCAATAAATAATTTAATCGATAATGCGATCGTCCATAACAATGAAAATGTCAACATTAAGATAGAAGTGAAAAGAGGAGAACGTACGCATATTACAATTAAGGATAATGGGAAGGGGGTAAGTAAAAGTGAGATCGATCGTGTATTTGATCGGCATTTTAGGGGAACGAATACAACTCAATCTCATAAAGGATCGGGACTAGGTATGGCGATCGCAAAGGAAGTGATCGAAACCCATGAAGGAGAAATTACCATTGATAGTAAAACTGGAATTGATTCTGGAACAAACATTAACATTGTCTTGTAA
- a CDS encoding response regulator transcription factor, whose amino-acid sequence MTVNNKVLIVDDEEEILILLKTVLKKEGVGVIITASNALEGVKKFQEEQPDLVILDIMLPDGEGYDVCKQIRHTSNVPILFLSAKSEEIDRILGFALGGDDYITKPFSPKELAYRVKAQLRRSSSQSEKTKEAVTTGPFEWDEQTMELKKNGKVIELKPKEMRMMIHFLNHKNQIISKESLCKKVWGEDYIGFDNTIMVHIRRLREKIESQPSKPDYLRTVKGLGYKLVIKDE is encoded by the coding sequence ATGACAGTCAATAATAAAGTATTAATTGTTGATGATGAAGAAGAAATTTTAATTCTGCTAAAAACCGTCCTAAAAAAAGAAGGGGTAGGAGTTATTATTACTGCATCTAACGCACTGGAGGGGGTTAAAAAGTTTCAAGAAGAGCAACCTGACCTTGTGATATTAGATATTATGCTCCCTGATGGGGAGGGGTATGATGTATGTAAACAAATCCGTCACACCTCAAATGTTCCTATCTTGTTTTTATCTGCGAAGTCAGAAGAAATCGATCGCATTTTAGGATTCGCTTTGGGAGGAGACGACTATATTACAAAACCATTTAGTCCAAAAGAATTGGCTTACCGTGTAAAAGCACAATTAAGAAGGTCTAGTTCTCAATCAGAGAAGACCAAAGAAGCAGTAACGACCGGTCCTTTCGAGTGGGATGAGCAAACAATGGAATTAAAAAAGAACGGAAAGGTTATTGAACTAAAGCCAAAAGAAATGCGAATGATGATTCACTTTTTAAATCACAAAAACCAAATTATAAGTAAAGAAAGTCTTTGCAAAAAAGTATGGGGAGAAGATTATATAGGATTTGATAACACCATCATGGTACATATCAGAAGGTTACGCGAAAAAATTGAATCTCAACCGTCTAAACCAGACTACCTTCGAACTGTAAAAGGGTTGGGTTATAAACTTGTGATAAAGGATGAATAA
- a CDS encoding YxeA family protein: MKRIWIPIIASFFIGGLLFLQNTNLNRLGADTYFTKINVNGELEETSSNGEIYIRYRYELPAYNEAGESQSFTFTSPGELRENAYLLLYIKGDKGVTSYEEVDEREIPQKAKEQLL, translated from the coding sequence ATGAAAAGAATATGGATCCCTATTATAGCGTCTTTTTTTATTGGAGGACTATTATTTCTTCAAAATACCAACCTCAATCGTTTAGGTGCAGACACATACTTCACAAAAATTAATGTCAATGGAGAATTGGAAGAAACATCATCTAATGGAGAAATATACATTCGTTATAGATATGAATTACCTGCCTACAACGAAGCTGGTGAGAGTCAATCTTTCACTTTTACTTCACCAGGAGAGCTTCGTGAAAATGCTTATCTCCTTTTGTATATTAAAGGAGATAAAGGTGTTACCTCCTATGAAGAGGTAGATGAGAGAGAAATCCCTCAAAAGGCAAAAGAACAATTATTGTAA
- a CDS encoding ABC transporter permease: MTLFSIGIKNMKRKFRNYFLYFASMIFSIVIYFSFSSLKYDQTIQATSQTSQKINSVFSGASFVLMIFVAIFIWYSNSFFTRQRKKEIALYSLLGVRKRMIGLLLFYENFIMGVLALVIGILFGALLSDLFVSLLMSLMGYQPITNFSISTDAVVNTVIVFMVITLITSFHGYRLIYQSELIDLFRAENEGEKNPKASISIALFSVFSISLSYWLALQNILTSKVWSTIGILWTPVLILLTVVLGTYFLFNTSIVYVLKVLGTNKKYDWKGTNMIGRSQLLYRIKGNARTLTAIAVLSATTLTAVSTAFSLYYSNVTNVKNINPNSMMFINVDDTITEKTNDIIVNNKKHNVLEHKSIEALEVKADVSKLNDMFSAEHQMYTLISNDTFIRLASSQDRNTSLSLKGMEVVLLDPGYMANLSPDYTEKTIPINVNKGEEQVTFKEVRTYSVLNAATANKTLVVSKELFEHLQKDMKPIKLELYTITDEKTAEQLTKDVQAALPDEAKFSSFFQDYASTMESSGLIIFMAGFLGLVFLAATGSIIYFKQMTEAHADKGNYVILNKIGVTRKEMKKTIAEQVGFIFVLPLIMGILHCVVALASLSNLIQANLFLPVIICIGSYTVIYFIYYVITVKAYNKIVTKSFIQ, from the coding sequence GTGACATTATTTAGCATCGGAATAAAAAATATGAAAAGGAAGTTCAGAAATTATTTTCTCTACTTCGCGTCTATGATTTTCAGCATCGTTATTTACTTTTCGTTTTCTTCATTAAAGTATGATCAAACGATACAAGCCACTTCTCAAACTTCACAGAAAATCAACTCTGTTTTTAGTGGGGCATCATTTGTGTTAATGATCTTTGTCGCCATCTTTATCTGGTATTCAAATTCTTTTTTTACAAGACAAAGAAAAAAAGAAATTGCATTGTATTCATTGCTTGGAGTCCGTAAAAGAATGATTGGCTTGTTACTGTTTTATGAGAATTTCATAATGGGTGTTTTAGCTCTTGTTATTGGTATACTATTTGGCGCGTTGCTCTCTGATTTATTTGTTTCTCTATTAATGAGCTTGATGGGATATCAACCAATAACGAACTTTTCTATATCGACGGATGCTGTCGTCAATACAGTGATCGTCTTTATGGTGATCACGTTGATTACATCGTTCCATGGCTATCGCCTAATTTATCAGTCAGAATTGATTGATTTATTTCGAGCTGAAAACGAAGGAGAAAAGAACCCTAAAGCTTCTATATCCATTGCTTTATTCTCTGTTTTCTCTATCTCACTTAGTTACTGGCTTGCCCTTCAAAATATTTTGACATCAAAGGTATGGAGTACGATAGGGATTTTGTGGACACCTGTGTTGATTTTGTTAACGGTTGTATTAGGTACGTATTTCTTATTTAATACATCTATTGTCTATGTTTTAAAGGTTCTTGGTACCAATAAAAAGTACGACTGGAAAGGTACAAATATGATCGGACGATCACAACTTTTATATCGGATAAAAGGGAACGCGCGCACCCTAACGGCCATCGCCGTTTTAAGTGCAACAACCTTAACCGCAGTCAGTACCGCTTTCAGCTTATACTATAGTAATGTTACTAATGTGAAAAACATCAATCCCAACAGCATGATGTTTATTAACGTCGATGATACCATAACAGAAAAGACTAACGATATAATTGTCAACAACAAAAAGCATAACGTCTTAGAACATAAAAGCATAGAAGCTTTGGAAGTGAAAGCAGATGTTTCAAAGCTTAACGATATGTTTTCTGCGGAACACCAAATGTATACTCTGATTTCAAATGATACCTTTATTAGACTAGCAAGTTCACAGGATAGAAATACTTCTCTTTCGTTGAAAGGGATGGAAGTAGTCTTGCTTGATCCAGGTTACATGGCAAATTTGTCTCCTGATTATACAGAGAAGACTATCCCGATAAATGTAAATAAAGGAGAGGAACAAGTTACCTTTAAAGAGGTAAGAACATACAGCGTTCTAAATGCGGCAACTGCCAACAAAACATTAGTCGTAAGTAAAGAATTATTTGAACATTTGCAGAAAGATATGAAACCAATTAAATTAGAGCTCTACACGATAACAGATGAAAAAACAGCTGAACAGTTAACCAAAGACGTACAAGCTGCGTTGCCTGATGAAGCAAAATTTTCGAGTTTTTTTCAGGACTATGCAAGCACAATGGAATCCTCGGGCTTGATTATTTTTATGGCAGGATTTCTTGGTCTGGTATTTCTTGCAGCCACAGGCAGTATCATTTACTTTAAGCAAATGACAGAAGCACATGCAGACAAAGGTAACTACGTTATCTTGAACAAAATTGGTGTGACCAGGAAAGAAATGAAAAAAACAATTGCCGAACAAGTAGGTTTCATTTTTGTTCTTCCATTGATCATGGGCATTCTGCACTGTGTCGTAGCTTTAGCCTCTTTGTCAAACCTAATACAAGCAAACTTATTCTTACCAGTTATCATTTGTATTGGTAGTTATACAGTCATATATTTCATTTATTATGTCATAACCGTTAAAGCCTATAACAAGATCGTTACAAAATCATTTATTCAATAA
- a CDS encoding ABC transporter ATP-binding protein: protein MRTVLQARHIDKNFGEKGHIYKALQDIHIDITEGEFIGVMGPSGAGKSTLLNIFSTIDKPSSGEIIIDDQNILSMKDEQLSDFRRNKLGFIFQDYNLLDPLTVKENIVLPLALSKVSISDIEQRVNDLGELFGITDILNKYPYHISGGQKQRTAAARAIASNPSLIFADEPTGALDSKSATSLLEVLSSLNKEHTATIMMVTHDAYAASFCTRVLFINDGRLFKEIFKGTRNRKEFFEEILEVIADLGGEDRDII, encoded by the coding sequence ATGAGAACAGTATTACAAGCAAGACATATAGATAAAAACTTTGGCGAGAAGGGCCACATTTATAAAGCCTTACAAGACATTCATATTGACATTACAGAAGGAGAATTTATTGGCGTAATGGGCCCATCAGGTGCCGGTAAGTCTACTTTGCTCAATATATTTTCCACCATTGATAAGCCATCTTCAGGAGAAATTATCATTGATGACCAAAATATTTTATCAATGAAAGATGAACAGCTTTCTGACTTTCGAAGAAATAAACTTGGCTTTATTTTTCAGGATTATAATTTGTTGGATCCTCTTACTGTGAAAGAAAATATTGTTCTTCCGCTTGCACTATCAAAGGTGTCTATTTCAGACATTGAACAGCGTGTAAATGATTTGGGGGAATTATTTGGGATTACTGATATATTAAACAAATACCCCTATCATATTTCTGGAGGACAAAAACAACGGACAGCTGCAGCTCGTGCAATTGCTTCCAATCCCAGCTTGATTTTTGCAGATGAACCAACAGGCGCACTTGATTCAAAATCTGCTACAAGCTTGCTTGAAGTTTTAAGCTCGTTGAATAAGGAACACACGGCAACCATAATGATGGTAACACACGATGCTTATGCTGCGAGTTTTTGTACGCGAGTATTATTCATTAACGACGGTCGCCTATTTAAGGAAATTTTTAAAGGTACGCGTAATCGGAAAGAATTTTTCGAGGAGATCTTAGAAGTAATCGCTGATCTCGGGGGTGAGGATCGTGACATTATTTAG
- a CDS encoding DUF4269 domain-containing protein has protein sequence MVFIQLFEAMKIGSDKQKKAYIAIEELRIMNELRTYHPVLCGTIPIGIDVEDSDLDVIMEVNKLDEFESQLITLYGNKEKFKVKRTTIRFKEVVKANFVFNNFEFELFGQNEPVHNQNAYLHMIIEYKLMQRFPELKSKVLGLRKQGYKTEPAFCEILGITKDPYYGLIRYGIKEGIISKMN, from the coding sequence GTGGTATTCATTCAATTATTTGAAGCAATGAAAATTGGTAGTGATAAACAGAAAAAAGCTTATATAGCAATTGAAGAACTGCGTATTATGAATGAATTAAGAACCTACCATCCAGTCTTGTGCGGAACCATCCCAATTGGAATCGATGTAGAGGACTCCGATCTGGACGTTATTATGGAAGTAAATAAACTAGATGAATTCGAAAGTCAGCTAATAACTCTTTATGGGAATAAAGAAAAATTCAAGGTAAAGCGAACAACCATTAGATTTAAAGAGGTTGTAAAAGCGAATTTTGTTTTCAATAATTTTGAATTTGAGTTATTCGGGCAAAATGAGCCTGTACATAATCAGAACGCATATCTTCATATGATAATTGAATATAAGTTGATGCAAAGATTTCCTGAACTTAAATCCAAAGTGTTAGGACTCAGAAAACAAGGTTACAAAACTGAACCAGCATTTTGTGAGATCCTCGGAATTACTAAAGATCCATATTATGGTCTCATACGCTATGGAATTAAAGAGGGGATTATATCCAAAATGAATTGA
- a CDS encoding NUDIX hydrolase translates to MQGYNVLMIYNKSMDKLLMCERLKNPYKGLSNLVGGKIEDGEKGIDAAYRELLEETNISKMDITLHHLMDFKYYLQDCYVEVYVGRLKMDVSVSGDENILYWSNLDNNFFNMSLYAGEGNIGHMIEQVNFVKERLFSDEDSLV, encoded by the coding sequence GTGCAGGGTTATAATGTTTTGATGATTTATAACAAAAGTATGGACAAGTTATTAATGTGCGAAAGATTGAAGAATCCTTATAAAGGACTAAGTAATTTGGTAGGCGGAAAAATTGAAGATGGAGAAAAAGGTATAGATGCTGCTTATAGAGAGCTTCTTGAAGAAACCAATATTTCTAAAATGGACATAACTCTTCATCATTTAATGGATTTTAAATACTATCTTCAAGATTGTTACGTTGAAGTATATGTTGGTAGATTAAAAATGGATGTATCAGTTTCAGGTGATGAAAATATTCTTTATTGGTCTAATTTAGATAATAACTTTTTTAATATGTCCTTATATGCTGGAGAAGGAAATATTGGTCATATGATAGAGCAGGTCAATTTTGTTAAAGAAAGACTATTTTCTGATGAAGACTCCCTTGTATAG
- a CDS encoding TIGR04104 family putative zinc finger protein codes for MPICQNCGYKWSWRETFVRMFTLRQKLKCPNCEGFQYLSKQSKNQLTFFTVIPFIWFPLVMFSVPYNYVLIIELIFCVISLGVAPYFYKLRNQEEPMW; via the coding sequence ATGCCGATTTGTCAAAACTGTGGTTATAAATGGAGTTGGAGAGAAACTTTCGTAAGGATGTTTACATTAAGACAAAAATTAAAATGTCCTAACTGTGAGGGGTTTCAATATTTATCTAAACAATCCAAGAATCAATTAACCTTCTTCACAGTTATCCCATTTATATGGTTTCCGTTAGTTATGTTCAGTGTACCGTATAATTACGTTTTAATTATAGAACTCATTTTTTGTGTCATCTCCTTGGGTGTGGCTCCTTATTTCTATAAATTGAGGAATCAAGAGGAGCCGATGTGGTAG